Genomic window (Pirellulales bacterium):
CCGGTATTACCCGCAGGAGGTGCGCGATGACGACGACTGATACAACCAGCCGAGACAGCTTGCTCGCGGCAGTTCTGTCCGACGAGGGGTTCTTCCCGGCCGAGCCTCGTTCGCTCGAGGAGACTGGGCTCGCCGTGTCGCTTGTCGAGTCGTTGGTGGCCAAGCATCTTGGCGTGATCGGCACGGCCAGCGGGCGGGCGATCGCCGACGCGGTGTGCTTGCCGTTCGGCGTGTTAGAGCCGCTGTTCCAGAGCCTCCGCGCCCGACAAATCATGGTGCATACCGGCTCAGCGCCGCTGAACGACTACTTCTATGCGTTGACAGAACAAGGACGCGAGCGGGCCCAGACGTTTCGGGCCGCCTGCGCTTATACCGGCGCGGCTCCGGTTCCCTTGCCGGAGTACATCCTGTCGGTCGAGGCCCAGACGATTCGCGCCGAGGCGCCCAAACGAACGCGGCTGGAGAAGGCCTTTGCCGATATTTCGATCGATCCCAATCTGTTCGACAGTCTGGGGCCGGCGGTCAACTCGGGCGCCGGACTGTTTTTGTACGGTGCGCCAGGCAACGGCAAGTCGACCTTGGCACGGCGGATCACGGTCTGCTTCGGCCAGCAGATTTGGCTGCCGCAGACGCTGATCGAAGACGGTCAAATCGTCAAGCTGTACGACGCGGTCTATCACGATGTCGTCGAGAATCGTCAGTCCAGCATCGTCAAAACAGCCGCGCATGACCGCCGCTGGGTGAAGATTCGCCGCCCCACGGTCGTGGTCGGCGGCGAGCTGACGATGGACAGCCTGGAAATCCGGCACGATCCGGTCAGCAACACCAGCGAGGCGCCGTTGCAGATGAAAAGCAATTGCGGCTGCCTGCTGATCGACGACTTTGGTCGGCAGCGGATCGAACCCGCCGAGCTATTAAACCGCTGGATTATTCCTCTGGAGAATCGCCACGATTTTCTCACGCTGTCGACCGGCAAGAAGATTCAGATGCCGTTCGAGCAATTGATCATCTTCTCGACAAATCTGGAACCGCAAGATCTGGTTGACGAGGCGTTTCTCCGGCGGATTCCCTACAAGATTCAGATCAACGATCCGAACGAGTCAGAGTTTCAGCATTTGTTCGAACTGTATGCCCTGGCGGCGAATTTCGAATACCGGCCCGAGGTCGTTGATCATCTGTTGGCGAAGCATTATCGGCCGCATAACTTGCCCATGCGGCGCTGCCATCCTCGCGACCTGTTGGGCCAGGTACGCAACTACTGCGTGTATAACGGACTGCCACTCGAAATGCGGCCCGAATACTTCGACCGCGTCGTGAAGAGTTACTTCACCGTGTTGGCTACCGCCAAATAACGTCGCCACAGTAGGCAGTCTGTGTTATAGGCCGAATACCCCTTAACTTAGTGTGAATACCCCAAAATAATTATTCAATTAATGGAATTATTCAACGGTATTGACGTTGGGACGACACGACCTTGACTTTCAAATGTCGGCCGAAAACGCACGTTTTTGAAAAATTCTGTCCGTGCGAGGTTAGCCGGGGGTCCGTTTTGCATGACCCGCATTTTACCGCGGGCGCGAGGAAGACGTAGGCGGGCAATCGGCCGATTTATGGATCCGCACGTAGCCAAGATGGACTGCGCCTGATCGATCGAATAGAGACGTCGGCCGGCCGTCTACCCGTCGCGGACCACTAGATACTCGCTGGTCGACTGCTGCCCCTCCTCCGGAGCGAAACTTTCCGCCGTCAGCGGCTCCGAGAGAGCCGCCAGGCCGGTACGCGTCACGATCCCGGTCGGTCTCCCGCCTTCGGCCACGACCACGGCCAGCGAACGTTCGAATTCGCTGAAGAAACTCACCAGTCGGGCGAAGGTTGCCTCTTCGTCGAATTGCACAGGGTCAGCCGTCATCACGTTCCGCACAAGTACGGCGGCAGAAGTATGCTCGTCAGTGACATTGCCCTGCAGGTTATCGGCAGTCATCAGTCCCGTTAGCTTCCCGTCGCGATTGACGACGGGGATCGCCGTCTGGCCGGTGCGTTGAAATACGGCGACGGCATGCGACATTGTGTCATCCTCCCGCAGGTGAACGGTGCAGGGGGCCATCACATCGCGGGCCAGGGTCCGATCGAACAGCTTGCCGGGCGCTCCCAGGTTAGTCCAGGCATTCGACTCGTCATCGAGAGCGCTCCGCAGTACCACGCAGTTTCGGCCCGATCGTTTGGCGGCTTGTAAGGCCTCTTCGGTCCGCTTCAGCAATTCATCGGCAGACATCGATCCGGCATCCGCGGCAGCCACGCCAAAGCTGGCCGTGATCGATTCCGAGGCGACGCCCAAGGTGATTTGTGCTTCGGCCAGCGTGGCCCGCAGTTGCTCGGCCCAATAGCCCGCCTCTGCTTCGGTGCGATCAGGTAGCAGCACCAGGAATCGATCGTCGCCGCAGGTGGCTGCCAGGTCGTTGGTATGGCAGGCTTTTTCCAGCAGCTTGGCGATGCTCCGCAGTGCTTCGTCCGCTTCCGGCTTGCCGTACATGTAGTTCAGACGATTGAAGAAATCGAGATCCAGAGCCACGCAGGCCGACGCACCTGTTGAACTGGGCCTGTTCAGGGCGGCTCGCAGCGCCTGGCGGAAGGCATTGGCATTGGGGAGTCCCACCAGCGGATCGGTGCCCAGGTAGTCCGTCACGCGCCGTTCGTACTCTAGCCCCCGCGCGGCAGCCCGTAGCCGTGCCAATAGCTCTCCGAAAATGATCGGCTTGGAAAGGAAATCATCGACGCCCAGTTTCAGAGCTTCGACCAATGCTTCCAGGCCGGCCGGTTCTT
Coding sequences:
- a CDS encoding AAA family ATPase; this translates as MTTTDTTSRDSLLAAVLSDEGFFPAEPRSLEETGLAVSLVESLVAKHLGVIGTASGRAIADAVCLPFGVLEPLFQSLRARQIMVHTGSAPLNDYFYALTEQGRERAQTFRAACAYTGAAPVPLPEYILSVEAQTIRAEAPKRTRLEKAFADISIDPNLFDSLGPAVNSGAGLFLYGAPGNGKSTLARRITVCFGQQIWLPQTLIEDGQIVKLYDAVYHDVVENRQSSIVKTAAHDRRWVKIRRPTVVVGGELTMDSLEIRHDPVSNTSEAPLQMKSNCGCLLIDDFGRQRIEPAELLNRWIIPLENRHDFLTLSTGKKIQMPFEQLIIFSTNLEPQDLVDEAFLRRIPYKIQINDPNESEFQHLFELYALAANFEYRPEVVDHLLAKHYRPHNLPMRRCHPRDLLGQVRNYCVYNGLPLEMRPEYFDRVVKSYFTVLATAK
- a CDS encoding diguanylate cyclase, translated to MKPTTPLKVLLVSRSQSMLVSLSKFLDLLGMAPLEVVEPRQAAEAAASERPDMLILDAELLPHGGRELCRAVCGGGMRNHVFTLLMVEEPAGLEALVEALKLGVDDFLSKPIIFGELLARLRAAARGLEYERRVTDYLGTDPLVGLPNANAFRQALRAALNRPSSTGASACVALDLDFFNRLNYMYGKPEADEALRSIAKLLEKACHTNDLAATCGDDRFLVLLPDRTEAEAGYWAEQLRATLAEAQITLGVASESITASFGVAAADAGSMSADELLKRTEEALQAAKRSGRNCVVLRSALDDESNAWTNLGAPGKLFDRTLARDVMAPCTVHLREDDTMSHAVAVFQRTGQTAIPVVNRDGKLTGLMTADNLQGNVTDEHTSAAVLVRNVMTADPVQFDEEATFARLVSFFSEFERSLAVVVAEGGRPTGIVTRTGLAALSEPLTAESFAPEEGQQSTSEYLVVRDG